Proteins encoded by one window of Schistosoma mansoni, WGS project CABG00000000 data, chromosome 3 unplaced supercontig 0044, strain Puerto Rico, whole genome shotgun sequence:
- a CDS encoding D2013.10 gives MKAVGSERLRPFLVVSLSFVGFASLLVYITRRLPSLPEEHRGHFKFPHNVDELKNIGLVLSEYQDNYYWQILILISTIFIFLQSFMIPGSVVCVILLGYLFPFPVAVIIVALCSAIGASLCYLLVGFIGSKVLMYFIPEKIELCRQTIQRYRHAMFFCICCLRICPFIPNWLVNISSPIIDIPLVHFFFGTFVGVVPLSLVFIKAGTVLQELTDLGVTSLASFSTLIILAGLSLLPLVFRNQLREAFL, from the exons ATGAAGGCTGTTGGTAGTGAACGGCTAAGACCATTTCTTGTCGTTAGCCTGTCTTTTGTTGGATTCGCATCATTGCTTGTATACATCACCCGCCGGTTACCGTCACTTCCAGA GGAACATCGAGGACACTTTAAATTTCCTCACAATGTTGACGAGTTAAAAAATATCGGTCTAGTCCTGTCAGAATACCAGGATAATTACTACTGGCAAATATTGATTTTGATTAGCACCATTTTCATATT CCTTCAATCATTCATGATACCAGGTTCTGTGGTGTGCGTGATTCTACTGGGGTATCTATTCCCTTTCCCAGTTGCTGTCATTATTGTAGCTTTG TGTTCGGCGATTGGGGCGTCGCTGTGCTATCTTCTCGTTGGCTTTATCGGTTCCAAAGTACTGATGTATTTCATCCCCGAAAAAATTGAATTATGTCGTCAAACA ATTCAACGGTATCGACATGCAATGTTTTTTTGTATATGCTGTTTGAGAATCTGTCCTTTCATCCCGAATTGGCTTGTGAATATTTCTTCTCCAATAATTGATATCCCACTGGTTCATTTCTTCTTTGGGACATTTGTAG gagTAGTTCCATTATCATTGGTATTCATTAAAGCAGGAACTGTGCTTCAAGAACTTACAGATTTAGGTGTTACTTCTTTAGCTTCATTTTCAACACTGATTATTTTAGCTGGTTTATCACTTCTACCTTTGGTCTTTCGTAATCAACTCCGTGAAGCATTTTTATGA
- a CDS encoding D2013.10, protein MELVRGLKLKFCEELFESTDCSLEHRRHSGRHLMIYTTFNTPGHLEYLRRFGGNTRRSGPLQSFMIPGSVVCVILLGYLFPFPVAVIIVALCSAIGASLCYLLVGFIGSKVLMYFIPEKIELCRQTIQRYRHAMFFCICCLRICPFIPNWLVNISSPIIDIPLVHFFFGTFVVVPLSLVFIKAGTVLQELTDLGVTSLASFSTLIILAGLSLLPLVFRNQLREAFL, encoded by the exons ATGGAATTGGTTCGTGGACTCAAACTCAAGTTTTGCGAGGAACTTTTTGAATCAACAGATTGTTCTTTGGAACATAGGCGACACAGTGGTAGACACTTGATGATCTACACTACCTTCAACACACCTGGACACCTAGAATACTTACGTAGGTTCGGAGGGAATACACGAAGAAGTGGACC CCTTCAATCATTCATGATACCAGGTTCTGTGGTGTGCGTGATTCTACTGGGGTATCTATTCCCTTTCCCAGTTGCTGTCATTATTGTAGCTTTG TGTTCGGCGATTGGGGCGTCGCTGTGCTATCTTCTCGTTGGCTTTATCGGTTCCAAAGTACTGATGTATTTCATCCCCGAAAAAATTGAATTATGTCGTCAAACA ATTCAACGGTATCGACATGCAATGTTTTTTTGTATATGCTGTTTGAGAATCTGTCCTTTCATCCCGAATTGGCTTGTGAATATTTCTTCTCCAATAATTGATATCCCACTGGTTCATTTCTTCTTTGGGACATTTGTAG TAGTTCCATTATCATTGGTATTCATTAAAGCAGGAACTGTGCTTCAAGAACTTACAGATTTAGGTGTTACTTCTTTAGCTTCATTTTCAACACTGATTATTTTAGCTGGTTTATCACTTCTACCTTTGGTCTTTCGTAATCAACTCCGTGAAGCATTTTTATGA